A DNA window from Rubripirellula tenax contains the following coding sequences:
- a CDS encoding response regulator, with protein sequence MNRILIADDNDANRELLEAYLVGVDCELETAVDGQDTLDKVASFKPDLVLLDVMMPKLSGFEVCKRLKDSPEFRRVMVLMVTALNELGDHERAVAAGTDDFLSKPVNKIELLKRVEIMLKLKGTEDELERLRQYIQEMEEQRK encoded by the coding sequence GACGACAACGACGCCAACCGCGAACTGCTGGAGGCCTACCTCGTCGGCGTCGATTGCGAACTCGAAACCGCCGTTGACGGCCAGGACACGCTCGACAAAGTCGCATCGTTCAAGCCCGACCTAGTGCTGCTTGACGTGATGATGCCGAAGTTGAGCGGGTTCGAAGTCTGCAAACGGCTGAAGGACTCGCCCGAGTTCCGCCGAGTGATGGTGCTGATGGTGACGGCGCTGAACGAGTTGGGCGATCACGAACGGGCCGTTGCAGCAGGCACGGATGATTTCTTGAGCAAGCCTGTCAACAAGATTGAACTGTTAAAACGGGTCGAAATCATGCTGAAGCTCAAGGGCACTGAAGACGAACTCGAGCGGCTGCGGCAATACATTCAAGAAATGGAAGAGCAACGCAAGTAA